One Candidatus Nitrososphaera evergladensis SR1 genomic window, ATGAATCGTGTCGCACGGTATCCAAATTAGTACCCAAATCGAATAGCGAAAAGATCATTCAAGGGATTTACATCTTCACGCCAGATTGCAGCTGGAATTGCTTCAGCTGATGTAAGCTCGTCTGGATTGCGAAAGTTTGTTCCAAACGGGATTAGAGGACTTGTCCAGTTGCTTCCAGTGTTGGTTATTTCATAGACTTTATCATTGGCCAATGTAAATACATGAATGACGCCATCTGGTCCCAAGCTTGCTGCAGGAAGCGAGTGTGATAGATTCGAGTCCACCGTCTCGACTCCTTTGAAGACGCCCATATTGTTCCATTTGGCAACCATGAGGTCGCCAGAGTTTCCGTCCTTGACATAGAACACATAGATAAAGTGGCGGTTGTCGCTTATAGAAGAGATCTGCTTTACTGTTCCAAAGTGCAGCCCAGAGCCAGTCGTCATATTCATTGGACTCCAGTAACCCGCGTGGTAAACAGAATAATACAGTTCATTTGCATCAAACGGGGCATACACAAAGAGCATTGAACCTAGAGAAAGCCGCGCAAGTGACATCTCGCCTCTTGTTCCAGGTGCTACTGCCCAAGTAGCATTCATTGATGTTGTCCAGCTGATTCCACCGTCTGTAGATTCAAAAATTGCATATTGGAAGCCAGTGCCATTTGCAGACCACCTAAATGCTGCAAAGATATTCCCGCGTGTGTCCGTGCTAGCAACCGCAGCAGTGCATGCCCCGCCGCCAATATTGCCCACGCATGAACTTGGGTTTGATACAGTTCCAAGAGTACTGGGTTTATCCTCCCACTTTATAGACCGGCTAATAGGAGAGAAGACGCCTTCTTTTGCGTGTAGCTCTGTCATTGTGTTGTTTGATACTGCATTTGAATAAAGCAAGACGATGTGTGTTTCGCCATGTAATGGCGTAGCAGCCACTGTCCATCTTGCAAAGTCAGAACCGGCGATACCTGTATTGGCAGATTGCGGGACGCCCCATGTCTGACCCTTATTTACCGAAACCTTGTAGAGGATGTTGGAGCCATCATAATAAAACGCCACAAATGTGTGGTTGTCGACAGGAATTAATCTTCTTCCTCCTTCAGAGTTATCATAAGCAGATGGAGAAATCGTCAGGTTGTCCCTTGCGACTGTATGAACTCTATGAGATGCCTCGCTTGCATAAACCTTTGATTTAATGTCGCTATTTACCAAATTTGTAAATCCTGCGATGGCCAGTATTCCAACAACTAAGACGCAAACCAGAGCCGCGGCAATGAGCTTGGTCTTAGACAATAGTGAATATACGATACGTTACCTGATTAATAACACTGTCTAACTGGAATTCTAGTTCTTCCTTCTCAGCTAAAAGTCCTTTACTCTGAAACTCTTCATGATCAGAATCTGGTCGCCACCACCAACAAAACAATTCCTACGTAAAGTATTGCGCTCATCCGGATGAGAAAGTTCTGAACTCTCATGTCAGTAGTCCCCCCTTTTCTTCTCAAATTCAAGAGTCATCCACTTGCACACTAGTATAGGCGAGCAAGCGCTTAACAGTCTTGTCTTCAAGTATGGCCTCTTTCTGGCAAGTATTGCTTCTTATCTGCATTGAGATCGTAACGAGGCAGCGTAGACTCTCTCGTACAATCTAGCTGCATGTAAACGCATCGCTAGGGCTCATGTCTAACGAGAATTTCCCTCTAGGATCCAGTCATGTCGCCATTCTTCTGCGCCATCGTTCTATAGGGTAATATTTTGCAAAAAACGGCTCCTTGACGAACACGAGTCTTTCGTACTCGTTTGTCATTGTTATCCCTGACAAACGGCAATGTCCACGACGGCCATGAAATTCGTCAAACAGAGAACGACGAGCAGAGAGCTTTCGTGCAGGCGCTATGCTTTTCCATTCAAGTCTCAGGAAGAAGAATCAAGGAGCAGTCATTTTGATTTACAACGATTCCCAATTAGCATCGCTCCAGAAGGGAGGCAAGAGCAGGATTGACATCCCACTCGTTTCCCATTGGCGCTCCCTCATCCGCAGAACGAAGAAAGACAGCGAATGTTGTCTTGTCTGTAATACTGGCAAGCATCATTATCATTACAGCTTCCGTGTTTTTAGTACCGGCGGCCGAAAGTGCACGCGCGGCAAGTACGGAGTGCAATTGTGTCATTTTCCGCCTTGATGACGTTCAGGATTCGTGGATACACGACGTGCAGGCAAAAGTGCTTGACGCCTTCATCAGCAGCGACACCAAACTTACCCCCGGCATAATCATGAATTTCTATGGGTCGGATTCTGTTGTCGTCGACAAGATATCGCAGGGAAAAGATGCAGGCCTCTTTGAACTGGCGCTTCACGGCTGGAACCACGTTGACTATGCACAACTTTCACTTGCTGAACAAGAACAGACGCTTGCCGATGCAAACACAAAACTCCAGAAAATTAATGGCCAAAAATCAAACATATTCATAACACCGTACAACTCTGCCGACGCTGACACGCTTGCGGCCATGAAGGACACTGGCCTGACAATTCTGTCTGCAGACCTGTATGCTGACGGTTCACCGCCATTTCTGGCAGTCACCTATCCTGCGGCGGATCCTAGCGGCATAGTCAGCATACCTTACACGGTCTACTACGTAGACGAGGACAAGCCATCCGGACAAAATGCCAAGACTGCCGACCAACTGTACGCAGAGATAAACGACAGCATTGAAGCTCACGGCTACGCGGTGGTAATGCTGCACCCTCCTGACTTTGCAAAGCACGACGACAATAATGGGCAGGCGCTAAATGCCGTCAACCAGAGTCAGATAAACACCTTGCAGACTCTCATTGACAAAATAAAGGCCGACGGCAAGACGATAACCAGTTACAATGAACTGGTTTCCATGACAGACAATTCCGACCAGTCAGCGGATGCGCCGTCGACGTCAATTAGTAATGTGTCTCTGCACTCTGGCAGCGCTGGCGCGTCTGGCAGCCGGCAGTTGATGAACACCCCTTCCTCAACTGACCCGATCTCCGGGCCAAATACCATAAAGCCACAGATTAAAATAACCTCGCTAACAGCCATCCCAAGCGTTACCGAAGGCTCGAAGGTAAAGGTATCAGGAACCGCAAGTGATGACATAGCGATCTCCAAAGTCGAAGTCAGGGCAACTTTGCCTGATGGCTCTGCCGGCACCACATATGTCAGCGCAGCATTGACCGGCGACGGAGAAGAATGGTCATTCGATCTTCCTCTTGCAGATCCGGCATTTACAAAGGTAGTGGCAAGGGCGACAGATGCATCAGGCAACCAGCAGTGGGCGGTGGTATCTCTTCCGACGGCATGAGGCCAATAGCGACACGCAAATGTTGGTCAAGGCTTAGACTTGCATGATATAGCAGTAAATGAAAATTCGCCGCACAAGAGCTTCAAAGAGCATATGGGATTTTGCAGTCCCATCTCCATAATCTCCTTCCCTTCTTTACGAATGCAAAAATACAAAATAGCTAGATGCTTGGCGTTGAACCCCCTAAACATGGAAAGACTCAACCCTGCTGTCCCCACTTACGTTATGAGTTCAGATAGCAGCGCGGCATGTACAAGCAATACATCGATGATCATCTGAGAGAAGATCAGAGAATGCAGCATTACGTCCTATTAACGCGGTTGAGTGGCAGGAAAAAATCTTTTCATGCTTTTGAATTTAGCATTTTTTTCGTTCATTTTTCAAGATCGTGCGATTTAGCCAGCTGCTGGGAGGACTGCTCCTTCTTTGCCCGAATAACGGACAAAACAAGGGCCCCGCCGAGTATCGCCGCAATAACTGCAAGTGAAGCGACAACAGGAATATGAAAGACCTCAGAAAGCACCATCTTGACGCCTATGAACAGAAGTAGGGCAACCAATGCAGGCTTGAGATATCGGAACTTTTCCATCATCCCGGCAAGCAGGAAGTATAGACTGCGAAGTCCAAGGATTGCAAATATGTTCGAGGTTATGACTAGGAACTGGTCGGTTGTGATTGCAAGCACGGCGGGAATGGAGTCGATTGCAAATACAAGGTCGGTTACCTCGATGATAACAAGCGCTACAAGTAACGCAGTCGCGTAGAGGGTGCCATTTATCCTTGCAAGGAACTTGCCGCCGTGCAACTCGGTCGAGACAGGTAAAATCCTTCTCAGCATCCTGACGGCAATATTCTTTTCGACTTCAATCTTTTTCTCCTTCTTTTGGAGCATCATCCTCGCCGCTGTGAGGACGAGCATGCCTCCAAAGAGATAGACCATCCAGTGAAACGTCTCAAGCAGAGATGCCCCTACAACTATCAACGGAATTCTCATCGCGATTGCACTCAATATGCCCGCTGAAAGAACCCGGTGCTGGAAAGCATGGGGAATGCCAAGAGACGAAAATATCAGGAGGAAAACGAACATGTTGTCAACACTTAGAGACTTTTCAACGGCATAACCTGTTACAAATTCGAGCATCTTGTCGTAGCCCATCTCTATGAGTATAATTACAGCAAAGATAGCAGCAAGCCCTATCCAAACAATAGTCCAGATTAGCCCTTGACGAAACGCGCCTGTCTGATGATGAGATGAAGGAGGAGGATGATGATTATCATGTTCAGCAATAGGGGAGGAAGAGGTAGCTGCCGTTTGTCCCCGGCCAAGAACAGTTCTTCTTAGAGCGCCCAGAATTCCAAGGTCGACGGCAAGAGCAGCTCCGACAAATACGCCGAATAAAATCCACATCACATATCCGTCTTCAAACAACCGCTCTTTCAATACTGGCTTGACAGAGAGGAGTATTTTGCCTACACGTCCACTCTGCAACACAATGTAAACAAGAATTCTAAATATTCAAAAAGACACAAAAGAATTAGCACAAAACCATGGAAGATATCATAAGCGGCGGTAACAACAACAGGAGCAATGGTGTATCGTGCCCTTACTGTCAGTCAAAGTTTGCAACAAGCGAAGAGATGTCAAAGCACGTTGACAGGATGCACCACGGGTCGGGCCTGCTTGAAGGCGATTCTCGCAGGTGGTAAATGAAAAAACAATAACAATCATCGTCACAACCACCGACTTTTCGTTCCTTTTTTTGTTTCCCAAGGAGAATCTTTTAATCGGTTGGAACCCAAACCTCTAGTGCTTCCATACTTGAACAAAAGCACCGCTAATGATCATGATGTAAAGAAAAAGGAGAGGACAGAAACCATAACATTCAGGCTCCCATCTGCGCTTATAGACGAACTGCGTACTGACGCAGAGTTGGAAGGTGTAAGCCTCAACAACTATGCGGCAAAGATATTCTCAAACCACGTGCAATGGGAAAGGTACGAGAGGAAAGTAGGCCTCTTGCCTATGACAGAAGCGTTTCTGAAAGAAACGCTAGGTCAGTTGACAGACGAGCAGGTCATAAATCTCGCACAAAAGATAGAGAAGCAAAAGTTCAAGAATATTTTGGCATTTATGAAGGACAGCCATGACGTTGCAGATTTTGTAGAACTCATAAGGACATGGCTGAACGTGTCATGGATGCAGCAGAACGTAGAACTCCGCAACGGCACTTATCAATTCAAGATTCAACACAACCTGGGAAGCAAGTGGTCGCTTTATGTAAAGACACTCATTGCAGAGCTGGCGCAGGATGTTTTGGGCAAAAAGGCAGTCATCAAAACTATGGCCGAGACGATATCTTTTTCATTTCCAGAATAGCCGTCAGAAATACACGCTCACACACATTGCAACACATTGTGGACTTGCTGTTTAAGTAATTTTGCGTGTGTCATTTTTTATGAAAGAGAAATGTCAGAAGCACACAATAGCATTGGAGCGACGGAGAACAATAACAGTCCAAAACATTTCATGGTACTGGATGCCATTTCAAGAGGCATGGATGATATCGGCAAAATAGCCAAGGTAACTAAACTTGACAAGGCCGAGGTTGAACTGGCGGTAAACGACCTTGCTGCTCAACGGCTAGTTTTGGCCTCTGCAAAGAAGAGGAGGCTTTTTGGGAGAAGGGCACTGCAGGTCTCTATAACAGAAACCGGTACAAGACTGCTTGAAGAAAAGAAAAGGCAGCTAGAGAGAAAAGCGATTGACCTGCGGAATTCTTATCGCAATGGAGACAGACAGGCCACGCAGTCATTTATGGATGAAAATCGTGCATGGTTGCCAATGATGATATTTTCAGGCCTGATGAGCGCAGTCATGTTTGCATCCATCATGTCCTTTGCAGGAATGGCGATGAATCCTGCCGAGTCTGCCATGGCAGGCGATGCTGCAGCCACTGCGGCAAGTTCACAGGAAACTTCTGCGGATTCTGGCGCTGGCGAATCATCAAACGAAAGTGCAGACGGCGGGGGTGGCGCAGACTTTGGTACAATCAGTGATACAAACAGCAGTGATAGCGGCAGCAGCTCTGATGCAGGATTTGATGCCACAGGAGGAGACCTAGGCGGAGACATGGAATTTTAGTTCATGTCTGCTTTTGCCATTACGCTGAAGATGGTCGTATAGTCTACTACTCCAAAGAAGAGAGGAAAAATAAAATGGTACTTGAGAACTTGCCCACCGGCTATGAGATCGAGTTCCTGATCAATCTTGGAATCTCGCTGGTAGCAGGTTTTGCCATAGGCGCGGAAAGAGAATCGAGGGGCAAGGCGGCTGGAATTAGCACGCATTGTCTTGTAATAGGAGGAGCGATGATCTTTACGTTTTTGTCCTCTGTAGTAGATCCTAATTCGTCATCCAGAATCGCAGCACAGGTGATATCTGGAATTGGTTTTCTAGGAGCAGGTCTTATCCTAAAGAGCGAAATAGACGGCAAGATTACCAACCTAACTACTGCAGCTGCTGTATGGTTTGCTGCTTCAATTGGGATGGCCATAGGATATGAATACTACTTTCTTGCCGCTGTTGCAACAGCATTTGCCGTCGGAGTGCCGCGCATACCGCATATTTCGAAAATGATGAAGAAAGGCGAAGAGACATAGCAGGTTTGGGTTTTTTTCTTAAATGCTTAAGAGTAATTGAATTTTGAACTTTTGAAATTCTTCTTCTGTCAACAGGCCTTGTTGCTTAAGGCTAGCCAATTTTTGAAGTTCCTGTAATGGATCCTTTTTGTCCTAGCTGGATGCTTGCGCTGCCTGTGTACCAAGTGCCTGTTAGACCCGGGCAACCTGTGCTTGCTAATCTGTTCTTGCTGCGCTTGTGCAGCCTGCATCGCTTCAAATTGCCTTCTAGCTGCATATCTCCCTACTACTGCAACGGTGGTCCCCTCACAATCATCGTGCCAAACAATCCGATAATGCTAGTAGTAGTAGCCTACAGTTTTGTGTGTACGTCATGATGATGACAAAGAGGGCATCCAAGCCTGTCCCCTGCCAGTGATTCCGGTAACGACCAGCCTAATGCCATAAACCAAGAGTCCTACCCCAATCACAACCGCTGCTAGTGCTATTCCAAATGCTGGAGACGCAAGTATCATGATAGACAATGCAACTGCCAGTGCGCCTGCAATGACACTTAATGTTCTAGCACCCTTGCTTGGTCTGGGCATATTGATGTCGCCTGTTAATTCGTTTCTTCCCATGAGGCCTGCCACTATGCTAGCAAAACCGCTAAACATCAAGGCAACAGCTCCCAGTATTATCGCAAATACAGCGCTGCTAAGGGGGAACGCCATCATGAAGATTGAAAGTACTATTACCAATATTCCAAGGCCAATGTGAGCGCCGCGAGCTTGCTTGTATAGGAATATTCCTGCAATTACACTTTCAATGCCAATCAAGAGCAAGACTATTGCTGCTACCGTAAAGACTGTTACAATCGTGATGACCGGATAAATGATTGCAGCCAACGATAGTACAATTGCGATAGCCCCTATTGCGATTTGCAGGGCTCTTACCCAAGAAGGCGATTTTACACCTGTGATTTTAGTTGCAGTCACACCTCTCTTTATGAGAGGAATAAAACTTAAAGTTATGCTAAGATTTTTCATCCCAATTTTTAAGGATACCAGTTACAAAATATGCTCATAGCAGAAATTTGTTAAATAATTTCTATTTATAAGAAGAATTATTATGTAATAGAGTATATAAATCGAACGTGCTTTCCGGATGCTAAATACACGGGTCCGAGTTGAATAAAAATGAGTTCTGGCACGAGGCTTTGAATAACTATTTGCGCGCCATGTCCAGCTGCCAAGATAAGGATGTCTATGCAAAGGCAGAATGCTAAATGCAGCTGGCTCGCCCCTGCTAAAAAGCGAGAACCTACAATAGACAGTGCCTTGCCCTACCCGCCCCGGGCGGGGCTGGCCGGTAGGGTAGTTTTATGGGGGTATTTGCTGTTTACACTTGCTCAGGCATGAATGAGTGCATATG contains:
- a CDS encoding HdeD family acid-resistance protein, producing MKNLSITLSFIPLIKRGVTATKITGVKSPSWVRALQIAIGAIAIVLSLAAIIYPVITIVTVFTVAAIVLLLIGIESVIAGIFLYKQARGAHIGLGILVIVLSIFMMAFPLSSAVFAIILGAVALMFSGFASIVAGLMGRNELTGDINMPRPSKGARTLSVIAGALAVALSIMILASPAFGIALAAVVIGVGLLVYGIRLVVTGITGRGQAWMPSLSSS
- a CDS encoding MgtC/SapB family protein translates to MVLENLPTGYEIEFLINLGISLVAGFAIGAERESRGKAAGISTHCLVIGGAMIFTFLSSVVDPNSSSRIAAQVISGIGFLGAGLILKSEIDGKITNLTTAAAVWFAASIGMAIGYEYYFLAAVATAFAVGVPRIPHISKMMKKGEET
- a CDS encoding MarR family winged helix-turn-helix transcriptional regulator produces the protein MSEAHNSIGATENNNSPKHFMVLDAISRGMDDIGKIAKVTKLDKAEVELAVNDLAAQRLVLASAKKRRLFGRRALQVSITETGTRLLEEKKRQLERKAIDLRNSYRNGDRQATQSFMDENRAWLPMMIFSGLMSAVMFASIMSFAGMAMNPAESAMAGDAAATAASSQETSADSGAGESSNESADGGGGADFGTISDTNSSDSGSSSDAGFDATGGDLGGDMEF
- a CDS encoding polysaccharide deacetylase family protein — encoded protein: MSVILASIIIITASVFLVPAAESARAASTECNCVIFRLDDVQDSWIHDVQAKVLDAFISSDTKLTPGIIMNFYGSDSVVVDKISQGKDAGLFELALHGWNHVDYAQLSLAEQEQTLADANTKLQKINGQKSNIFITPYNSADADTLAAMKDTGLTILSADLYADGSPPFLAVTYPAADPSGIVSIPYTVYYVDEDKPSGQNAKTADQLYAEINDSIEAHGYAVVMLHPPDFAKHDDNNGQALNAVNQSQINTLQTLIDKIKADGKTITSYNELVSMTDNSDQSADAPSTSISNVSLHSGSAGASGSRQLMNTPSSTDPISGPNTIKPQIKITSLTAIPSVTEGSKVKVSGTASDDIAISKVEVRATLPDGSAGTTYVSAALTGDGEEWSFDLPLADPAFTKVVARATDASGNQQWAVVSLPTA
- a CDS encoding TerC/Alx family metal homeostasis membrane protein → MFEDGYVMWILFGVFVGAALAVDLGILGALRRTVLGRGQTAATSSSPIAEHDNHHPPPSSHHQTGAFRQGLIWTIVWIGLAAIFAVIILIEMGYDKMLEFVTGYAVEKSLSVDNMFVFLLIFSSLGIPHAFQHRVLSAGILSAIAMRIPLIVVGASLLETFHWMVYLFGGMLVLTAARMMLQKKEKKIEVEKNIAVRMLRRILPVSTELHGGKFLARINGTLYATALLVALVIIEVTDLVFAIDSIPAVLAITTDQFLVITSNIFAILGLRSLYFLLAGMMEKFRYLKPALVALLLFIGVKMVLSEVFHIPVVASLAVIAAILGGALVLSVIRAKKEQSSQQLAKSHDLEK